AACTTAATAAGAAGagaaacatttaaagttttaaaaaaaaataacgattttctggaaaaaaaatgaacatattaACGCATTATAACTGTTCTTTAAAGTGATTCAAAATTAgtataatttgtttagaaataatcacacatttattgatttatttaatctgATTGTCATGTGATCTAAGGCTCAAAGAATCTACATTACTcaggaatttttcttttcagatgaCTATTAACTAATGCATCCTTACTATTGGAGTATGTCTAGTTTTATAATCTAATGCTAAAAGGGCCACAACTGGAGATTTTTTCCCTTAAACTGTACTGTTTGAAAGAAGGAAAGTTCATTTTCTAAGAGATATGCCAATTAGGTTGCCCAATTTTCAATACAATATCACGATGcataaatttcgaatttgaatcatcacttttcacaatatatgtatgtatatacatatatttgctaaatcaattattagttaaactcaaaattttaggaagttaCAATACAGGATACaggaagaaatttatttcttattttcctcttttaaaaGACCACTCAAAgtgtaatctatgggatatttaaggatgatatttctGCTATATTAAACTAGTTCATTTACTGTAGCATTATTTTAGTATGTTCGGCtgttcctcttttttttcctccaagtTTTTCCatcaattaaaagtaataaatatagttagcccaatatagctcacacaagagcacagtgGTTGTGTGTTTCCTCTTAGTGTATGCTATGTACAGGAAAGacacaggaatttttttttctagatttgagtggcaaccctgagtAATTATGACAAAGGGGAGGATTAGTCACTTTTGTTTTATGAATTCTTATTGTAACATTTAAGTCTTTGCAAATGTTATCTATCCCTGTTATTCTAACTCTGGTTTAGATTATCCACGCCATCTgaaatcttgtaaatttttttcaagattataagGAGGCTTACTTTGGGGTAACATGAAGGCAAGGGAGAAAGTACATGAACAAGCAAAACTTTTTCATGACCTAGGTatgttgagaaaaataattactatcaTTTACCATGGTTGCCACTCCGCGGGGAGAATAGggaaacctggaaaatacagggaatttaaataCAGTGGAATGTCGCACATCCAAAACCGGTGGGACTTCCCAAAGTCCAGATAATAGATTTTTCCGTATAATACACCCCTAAgataaacaaagcttaaaacgatctgaatctaagaagcaaaaaataaataaacgttattttttgggcaataatgttttagtatttgaatgtgatattgaatcaataaaaaacaaaatattagaaaaaaacaactagtgcttaaaatttagaaaacggaaaaaaattgacattaatgaaaatattactttgctCTCTCTGCaattttgaactagaacgatTCAAGGAAGAAACGGGATTCCCCGTCATTCATTAAGATGAGTAGGTGGGGGAGAAAAATCCATTCCCTCCATATTTAGACGGGATTGTTAAGAAACGGGATTCCCCGTCATTCATTAAGGTGGGAGAGAAAAATCCATTCCCTCCTTATTTGTATAGagaaaatatgtgtaaaaaagaGATCATTCAAGTTGAGGGTGGGGAAATTAACAATCAAGCGTTAGGGTGCGGCACGTTGATGGggttatctttattttttcggggttatctttattatattaagtaaaaagaaaaaggcaCGTTTTTTCGaagaaagaatatatttgtctTTGATTTTGTAACAGAAATTATAACCTGAAAAAACTTAATGCATTCTACTAAATGATTGAGATTGCAACTTACTATATGGCAAtctgattctttttttattaggaaaacGAAGATGGTGTTCGTGATATAGATATATTTAGCTGCAACCACGCTAGAAAATTTGAACATCAAAGtgaaaaattaggaaataaagCAAATGTTTTAGCACCAGGTTAGTAAGCTTGCTTGCATTTAAGtgacatttaattattatttttcatgatgtCTTATTACTGAATAGTATCTGATAGCATTACTGAATAGTGatagtaagaaaataatttttttaattagaaactagttgttttatcatgataatgTAAGTCTTTGGtaactattttgcattttgttgatgtattttttgatgatattttcaataattttcaaaaactttctgtaataggaagaaaaaattcatattagtgtgcatatcctaattatgattatattttttggaaatgtgcttaaaaatatttttgagtgcatAAAAGgtccttatttttttgttgaaaaagccGGCTCCACATCCTGGTTTTGTAAACTTGTGAAATTtgaggagatagagcgttcgctttcctaTGAGGTTAACCGGGTTCAAATTTAAGCCATTGCTGGTCCATTCAACACCTGACTCACACCAACCAccatgctgacgtaaaatatcctcagtggtagaatcctgggttagagtccccttgccgtcaggctaactgtgggaagtTTTTGCgcttttcctctccatttaatGCAAATGCaagctagttccatcaaaaagtcctccactttTGTTcttatacttgatccaggagttcccttgtcttctggattgggtttaaaatcagaagactaaggagttgaacattagtagtcataaacccaaaactgggttgactgttcaatgatggttattataaaaaaaaaaacagatttcttaaaatcattctggaaaaatcatgtaattttttttctaattgtttgcGACTACTCTGAAGTGCATCTTTTTGAAACGCTGAAAAATTCTGGAAATCAACATTCATTCAATaccatacaaaaataaatatctataaaacaaTAGTCAGagcaattttattacattgttcTGAAGCATGGTGCCTTAGAAAGTCAGGCATCTAAAAGCCTTTTACTGTCTaagaaaaatcttcaaaataattttgcttgctaaaataagaaatgaaaatatattggaAAAAGCGATTCTCATTGCAACAGAATAAATAATCAACAAGAGAAGGTGTACAGAACATTTACTTAGAATTCTAGCAAAAATTGATGTGTTTCTCTCTCCTGGGCTCCTGATGGCAGGAAGAAAAGGGGAAGACCAAGAATAACTTGGCTCNtgcaagtgatttgttttgtgaaacatgtcttcaagaaatcatttagacgactttactcgaggaagaatgattgggaagcttgaggaggggcgtagtgtgaccagtgtcgccgaagagttcgggatccacaaaagtgttgtttctcgtgcttggaatatctttaaaactactggtacTGCTGTTTGGAAGGTTGGTGGTTGCCGTCCAAGGAAAACAACACCAAGAGATGACCGTTACATTGTCCTCCAGGCGAAAAGAAACCGTTTTCAGTCAGCGAGCGCCATATCTCAGCAACTGGTGCACAGCCACAGGACGAcaagtatcaagatttacagTGACCAGATGCCTCCACAAAGGTGGCTTATTTGCTAGACGTCCTGAGCGCTGCATACCTTTAAAATTTAGCCATCGGTGGCACCGTTTAGAGTGGTGCAGAGAACACGAAACCTGACACCTCATCAATGGAGTCGCGTCCTCTTCACAGATGAGAGTCGTTTTAGTGCTACAAGCGATTCTCAACGTCAGTTGATCTGGAGAGCGGTTGGAGCTCAATTTCATCCCAATAACATCACGGAAAGAGATCGTTACGGTGGTCCTAGAGTTGTCGTCTGGGGTGGCATTATGTTGAACGGGCGAACTGAGCTTCAGATCTTCGACCGAGGTTCTGTAACTGGAGACCGCTACTGCAATGAGGTAATCCTACCCTATGTGTGTCTGTTCCGAGGGGCCATTGGaccagacttcatttttatggatgacaatACCCGGCCACACTGTACTGATAATGTTCAAGAGCTActggaaagtgaagatatcacacgaatggattggccagcttactctccagatctaaatcccatagagcatgtgtgggatgcattagggagacgtcttgcgacacgacagtatcctcctggtaacacccatcagctgaaagatgcgttaaagcaggaatggagacgtttaccccaagaactcctggttttaccatcgtttaagtagaaaataatgtacatcatattcaaatttcatgtcaatcggatgatttcttgtagagttatgGCAAAAAACGcccttgttgcttaagttttgtaCACcagtgtaaaataataaatgtatgtttttaagtgtctgtagttatgatttaataattaaaatgattaataattatgatttaatgatagtggaagtaactgcaaactttcaaagatAAGTGCAATAAGGGGGTGCGatggctatttttcctttcccatataaatctatgtattgacagcaacaacaaactaaataaaaagagttgaaaagtttaagaaatccatTGTAAAGTTTGGTGGAAAAGTAAAGAAGGGTTGAGGAAAGAAAGGGTATGGACTCTATTACATCAGGGcactaatttacttcaggggcaacagggtggattcttttgactaaaagggcAGCAGGGTGCTGCGCCCTGTTTATATTGCCTAGAACGAGCTCTGgttaacgtaaaataaagatatattatttACCGTACATAGAAATCAAAAACtcctaataaaaaatgcataggcaacattgaaataacaaagaaaaaaaaactttaaaattaatgttacaaTAATCCACataaaccagaaaaaaattgcttttctcaacgatttaaatcaagcaaaatattaaaaaaataatgtttacgtAAAATAAAGATCAATTATTTACCTTACATAGAAATCAAAAACTCCTCATAAAAAATGCGTAggcagtataaatattttattttttaaacatatcctTTAAAGAAAGCTGTTTCATTTTCGGTTtcttatttagcaatttttcctTAATCCTATGAAACGACATGATTTCTTGTTCAGAAATAAAGTCTCTTTGTTCCAGTCCTTTAATGGCATTTTCTAAATGATTAACTAAATCGTCAGTTGAAATCCGTTCTTCTGCTATCTCTTCTTCACTATCTACACTTTCTGTATCACTATCCTGTTTGTTTAAagctatgtttttttatttcctcgtCTGTTAATTGGGTCACAGTTGGGGCATCATCGTCGTAGTTTAATGTTTCTACAATATCTTCTTCATCTAATTTTTCCCTCTCACAATGACTTTTGATGTAGTGCAACAATTCTCTCACACTATCTTTCTCTTTGTTTGGACGAAATCCTTCAAAGATGGGCTCGTCCTCatcattaccaaaaaaaaaagttgctggCCAAACGTTATTCCAAGCATTCTTAAGGGTTTTTTGATCAACTTCGTCCCACGCTTTTGCTATATTCCATATTGCAGTCTTTATGGAATAAGACTTAACAAAGTCTTGTAAGTTTTGGCCACCATTTAAAGAGGTCAGCATTGACATTAGGAATTGCgttttatatttgcatttgaAGGATCGTAAGATACCGTTATCCATCAGCTGCAAAATTGAAGTGCAGTTAGGTGGTAAGAACACAACAGAAACATTTGCCCTTTCCATTAATTACGGTATTTTGTGGGCAGAGCAATTGTCCAGTATTAAAAGTGGCTTTTTCTCTTCCAAGCCAATCGACTGAAAATGCTTTCTGACTTGCGGCACAAAATCATTGTCCAACCATTCTTCCATGAGTTGCTGGGTCATCCACGCTTTTCGGTTGGATCGTTGATTTACGGGTAACACTTTAACACCCTTTAGAACACGAGGCGAGCACTTTTCCCGATTGTTAACAATTTGCATTTGTTAACAATTGGGACCTGCAGCATTTGCACATGCCATAATTGTCATTCTTACTTTACAGTCCTTAACACCGgttggatttttttcttcagcagCGGCTAAAGTCTTACGCGGTACATACCGCCAAAACAGTCCAGTTTCATCAGCATTATATACTTGTTCTGGTGACGAGTCATCATTTctaattaattcttcaaaatcttctattaatttttcagcaGCTTCGGTGTCAGCTTCCGCACGATCTCCGCAAATAGATAGCTGGCGCATCCcatgtctttttttaaaggttttcaaCCATCCAGTACTGTAGCTGCACTCCTCTTGAATGCCCATTACTTCATGAAAAATCTTTGCTTGAGCCATTAACATTGGTCCTGTTAACGGTACGCCTTCACTACGGCATTGTCGTACCCATTCAATCATAACTTTATCATGATCCTCGTTTTTAGCATTTCGAATATATTTCCGATCTTTCATTGCAAGAGGTGTGTCTGGTttgaaaaatagtcaaaaagtttcgctttctgtttttttatatagtacACAGTAGACTTTCCTACTTTATATTCGTCACACAACTTAGATACTGAAGTGCCCATGTGCAATTTTCTCAGTAGTtccactttttctttaattgataaagaaacgttttttctttttttcgacggaCATGAAGACAtcgtaagaaaaataaaaggtaataaacaaaaaaaacttaacacgAATAACAGTAActcaattaaaacttaataaaaattacgcagttaaaaacttcaaaaacaataacttaccaaaaaacttaaaaaacagtaacttgtcaaaaaacttaataaaaataattaaagaaagcaAGCGGTCGATAATCACAAATTCTTAACTTACAAAGGCTAGATCGGTAAAAACGAACAAATGTGACGCGTTGGATTGTTTAAATACGAGATATTTGGCGAGAGAAATTAGTTTCGGAGTATTTTGCAAGACTTATTTCGCCAAGGTATTCGCCTGTTCCTATAATGTATTTGCAGGTGTActgcatgaaaaaaaagaaataaatttcggaaaaatctaatttagttCTTGGTTTGGAATAAAAGGACTTTTGTTGGTCAAATTCATATTTCAGTGGCAGGGAGTCTTGAAATCTTTTTCATGTCAATGCTGAAGAAAGAATGttaccccctttttttttccctgcctcttaaatattgaatgaaCAGTGTTTCTCAAGGACATGTATCCTTTTAGAcctattcaaattttccatttttactcCCCCTCCACGTTTCCCCTTTTCTGCAATAAAAAGGTTCCAAGAAATGCCTCATCTACTAACTAGCCAGCTGCATATGAAAGAAGGGGGGAGGGGACTCAGTTGtgctcttttgaaaacaaattgcCCTCTTTCACTGCATTCCAGAAGAGGAGCATCACTAATGGTCACTCAACGGACTTGGTGGTCttttctgtttctttcttttttttctttttttgagagGGGAAGATTAAGAAATGTTTNttttttttttttgagagcGGAAGATCAagagatgtttgtttattttgattgttaaaaagtatcCGGGAAATCGACCCTTCCGGGAAAGGGACGTCCGGATATGGAACATTACACTGTATCACCAAATTGAACAGGAAAAATACAAGGAATTTTGAGTTcttctttacaaactgggaaaatacaaggaatttgtttttatttcctcttttaaaaaattatgaccaCTCAGTGCATAATATATGGGATATTTCAGGATGATTTCAAACTGtactaaacttttttgtttactatagcattacttaagtatgttcagctgttccttttttACTCTAAGTtattccagcaattaaaactagaaTAATCAGAGCCTGGCAAGAGCATTTATTATGGGCATTGGCATACGGGGCAGTTGCCCTGTATGCCAATGCCCATTAGAGGGGTCTCCCAAGTTGAATTGAAAGCTTATTTTACGTATCCTTCTTTATTGAActgtttttaaaaccaaatatcaGTGCAGTGTAAAATCGTAAGTTTTATGTTAGCTatttcattaatctatcgtataaacacaaaaaatctatatttcataAATCCACGGTTGGAATTTggctaaatttttgcaattacgaTAGACAATTTTGAGCAATgaaaagcctgtatttttgcTTATCgcaaaatgttaaatgtttacaaaaatgtgGGGTTTTGATTGGCTTAATTGGGAAAATAAAGCTGATTTCTAACATTACGTCaacaaggaaataaatttttcacagctagatgacaaagttaacaatcagaaaactgcattTCGGAAACTGCCTTCACATGAGGGgcatagaattgtcagaaaatcaataaaatcggACAGAACGGTATTTTGTCTGACGATTGGAGGGGAACTTAATAGCTATTTTAAGTTCTAGTctattttcttgttatatatctataatgaggtaaaaaaatttaaatacctccaaGAAGTTCGGTCCTTCATTACTGAAGTAGTGAAGCAGAGGGGGTCCCAAAAGAGGTGTTTGTCCCGGGCCCCAATTAAGTCGAACCCTGggtatagttagcccaatatagctcatACAAGAGCACAGTGATTGTGTttactcttaatatattgtgtacaACACTTGCAGGGAAaacacatggaatttttttttcttccaaatttgaGTGGCAACCTTATTCACTGTTTTCCCCCACAACATCAAAACATTCAATACTGAGTAAAAATGTATCTTAAATGTGATTTGcaataagcaaaaaatgtattaataattgttaaatttcttattgtttCAATTCCTATGAATGACATGATTTCAaggtgtaaaaattaaaaggtggTGCTTTCTGAATAATTCCTTGCTTATAAATTTGCAGTAATTGTAAATGAacagttaacaaatttttgattttatgatcaAAAGTTGCAATCTTCATGGTTTGTTTGGGTatacttaaatattcaaattacttcatttgacattttaagttaggaaatcaggcaccaaaattacttttcctgaatgaacaaatcttttttttcttcttacaaatTTGGATTATTGACCCTCAAAATGTAGCCTCTATTTTAAACATAAGTTGGAAATATAGTGTAAAGTCGTGTACCCGGAATCGGACTTCCAGAAGTCCGCATAATAGACCCCCaaggtaaacaaagcttaaaatgatctaataagcaatctgaatctaagaagcaaaaaataaataaacattatttttaaggggaataatgttttagtattagaatatctaatcaatcaaatataaaatgtgtattagaaaaaaaatattgttgctgaaaatatagaaaacgaaaaaaatttgacagttatgaaaatattaatccaCCATTTTGAACTAGGACGATTCAAGCAAGAAATGGAAATTCCCGTCATTCGTTAAGGTGGAGGAGATCATTCAAGTTGAGGGCCGGGAAGTggcaaattattgttttctctcCAATTATTGGCTATCAATCAGGCATAAAGTCAAGGCCCGCTGATggggttctctttatttttttcttgtgtgactGAAAGAATCTGCTAAAGGAAGAATGTAACCCCGTTTTTCCCCCCGCCTCCTAAATATTACATGGTCTGGAAAAGAAGGAATGTTTCTCAAGGATGTGTATCTTTTTAGAcctattcaaattttccattttgactcCCCCTCCGCGTTAATGCTTGCCGCTTTTAtccttttctttcaataaaaaggttccaggaattgcctcttttactagccagctgcattagtatttttttagtagGAAAGGAGGGGGGAGGGGATGCAGTTGCtgtcttttgaaaacaaatctccctCTTTTCCTGCATTCCAGAGTGGGAGCGTCACTAATGGTCACTCAATTGTCTTGGTAGATCTTCTCTTCCCCTTTGTGATTTATGGGTTCAATGTATAAATCAGGGGTTCAGTGCAAGCTAGAGGAGAAAACGTGTcaagagactttttttttttttaaagaaaggggaggatgaagaaatgtttgtttattttgattgttaaaaagtgtccgggaaATCGATCCTTCCGGAAAAGGGACGTCCGGATATGGGACGTTACACTGTAGTTTAGTCAGTCTACACTTTGATCTcttcatgttaattttcttttttgtgtatttatctattattataagAGGTTTCGTTGTATTTTTTCATCaggcaaaatataatttcatgcaaaaaaaattacctttttttatttacttaatgaaGGAAAAGGAATGACcgattgtaaaatttaaaaaaagttgcatgaaaacattgtaactttgaaaaagcaaa
This window of the Parasteatoda tepidariorum isolate YZ-2023 chromosome 4, CAS_Ptep_4.0, whole genome shotgun sequence genome carries:
- the LOC139425522 gene encoding tigger transposable element-derived protein 1-like; protein product: MERANVSVVFLPPNCTSILQLMDNGILRSFKCKYKTQFLMSMLTSLNGGQNLQDFVKSYSIKTAIWNIAKAWDEVDQKTLKNAWNNVWPATFFFGNDEDEPIFEGFRPNKEKDSVRELLHYIKSHCEREKLDEEDIVETLNYDDDAPTVTQLTDEEIKKHSFKQTG
- the LOC139425523 gene encoding tigger transposable element-derived protein 2-like; translation: MKDRKYIRNAKNEDHDKVMIEWVRQCRSEGVPLTGPMLMAQAKIFHEVMGIQEECSYSTGWLKTFKKRHGMRQLSICGDRAEADTEAAEKLIEDFEELIRNDDSSPEQVYNADETGLFWRYVPRKTLAAAEEKNPTGVKDCKVRMTIMACANAAGPNC